GCCATTACCTCTAAAGCTCAAGCTGGCTTTTTTTCAGACGATGAAAAAGAGAGCGTGAGCTTTCAAACCAAAGCGCTCAATTTCAGTAAAGACTCAACAAATGAGCACCTACTTAGAACGCCTGAAAACAAGGTGATTTCACATAATAATTTTTATGAATTTGGCGCTCAAAAGGATCAACCTTTAGCGCTGTCACAAGGCTTTGATGTTGACCCTTGGCAGTTAAAAATATCAGGCGAATGTGATAATCCAATAACGCTTGATTATAACAACTTAACTAACATGTTTAATTTAGAAGAGCGTATTTACCGTTTGCGTTGTGTTGAAGCCTGGTCAATGGTTATTCCTTGGATTGGTTTTTCTTTAGCTGATTTACTTAAAAAAGTAGCGCCTAATTCTCGTGCTAAGTATGTGGCTTTTGAAACCTTGTATGATCCTAAACAGATGCCAGGGCAAGCCGACAGACGTTTAGGTGGTGGTCTTATTTTCCCTTATGTAGAAGCTTTACGTATAGATGAAGCTATGAATCCATTAACGTTAATGAGCGTAGGCTTATATGGTAAAACACTGCCTCCGCAAAATGGCGCACCTATTCGTTTGGTTGTTCCGTGGAAGTACGGGTTTAAAAGTATTAAATCAATTGTTGGCATTAAATTACTTGAGCATAAGCCACTAACCACATGGAATAAATTGGTACCAAAAGAATATGGTTTTTACGCTAATGTTAACCCTAATCATGATCACCCAAGGTGGAGCCAAGCGAGTGAACGTAGTATAACAACGGGAGGACTTTTTTCGCGTAATCGAGTTGCAACACTACCTTTTAATGGTTATGGCGAAGAAGTTGCTGATCTTTATAAAGGTATGGATTTATCAAAAAACTTTTAATGTATATGATTACTTTCTACAAACATAAGCTGTCTAGATAATATGAAAAATAATACTAAAGTGTTTTTATTAAAAGTACTTATTCACTTAGGTGCTTTGATACCATTAGTTAATTTATATTTCTTAGCTTTTAATGATGAATTAGGTGCAGATCCAGTTGAAAGTGTTATTCATTTTACCGGTATAGGTGCGTTTAATTTATTGTTACTAACGTTAAGTGTTACGCCAATCGCTCAAATAACTAAACAAGGCTATTTGTTTAACGTTAGACGCTTACTCGGACTTTATGCTTATACTTATGCTTTATTTCACTTAGTTAACTTTTTATCTTTTGAAATACAATTTGATGGCGCATTATTTATTAGTGAGGTATGGAAACGTCCATATATTACCATTGGTATGGTGGCTTTCTTTTTATTAACAGCGTTAAGTATTACTTCTATAAATAAGTTAAAACGTAAAATGGGTAAATCATGGCAAAGTCTTCATAATGTTAGTTATATCATTATTCTACTGGTCTCAATCCATTTTTATTGGTCAGTTAAGTCAGAATTAACATCGCCTTTGTTCTATTTCGCGATAGCAATCATGTTACTGTTATTTAGATATAAAAAAATTAAGCGGCTACTTTTATCTAAGTTTAACTAAGTTTAACTAAGTTTAACCAAGTTTATCAACTTCGGCTTTACCTAGGTTTTATTGATCCATTTAAATATTGATTCATTAAATATTAAGAATGCTCCTCAGTAAACTATCTCAATTTTTATACCATTGGTCGTAATTCTGTCTCAAACACGCTACTTACAGCGCTAAGGGCTTGTCGTTACTGGTCAAACATAATATTCTTTTTAGGTCTAAACTATTCTATTTATCCGATCTCGGGTTATTTTATATCAAAGCTAAAATAATCTGCTTATATTTTTTAGCTAGGAAAAACCCACTGATACAACTGAATAGCCATGAAAAATAATAATAGCTGTTATTTACCTAAAGGAATAAACATGAAAAAAATACCTTTTAAGCTGAGTTTAGCTTTGACCGCAGTGTCACTTACATTGACTGCGTGTTCACCCAACGAAAAACAAGATGATAAAGTCACGATAAATAAAAATCCATTCCCAAGCACTTATAAAGTATTACCACAACAAAACACCTTATTTACTAATGCCACTGTATTAAACGGAATTGGCGAGCGTATGGATAATGCAGATGTTCTTATTATTGATGGTAAAATTAAACAAGTTGGTGTTGATTTAACGGCAACAAATGTAGAGGTTATTGACGCACAAGGTAAATGGATAACGCCTGGTATTATTGATGTACATTCTCATCTCGGTGTATACCCAAGTCCTAGTGTTGAATCACATTCTGATGGCAATGAAATGACCTCGCCCAATACCTCTGAGGTATGGGCTGAGCATAGTGTTTGGCCACAAGACCCTGGTTTTGAAGCTGCGAGAGAAGGCGGAATAACGACTTTGCAGATTTTACCTGGTTCAGCCAATTTATTTGGTGGCCGTGGTGTGACTTTACGAAACGTTCCTGGCCATACTATGCAAGCGATGAAGTTTGCTGATGCGCCTTACGGTTTGAAAATGGCGTGTGGAGAAAATCCTAAGCGTGTTTATGGTAGCAGAAAACAAATGCCTTCAACGCGTATGGGGAATGTTGCTGGCTATCGAGCAGCTTGGGCTGAAGCAACTGAATATAAAGGCGCATGGGCTAAATATAATAGTGATTATGATGCGGGGAAAAATCCTGAAGCGCCAAAAAGAAATCTAGAGTTAGATACATTAATGGGTGTGCTTGACGGTGAAATTATTGTACATAACCATTGTTATAAAGCGGAAGAAATGGCAGTAATGATGGATATAGGCAAAGAGTTTAACTATGACTCGGGTACTTTTCATCATGCTGTAGAAGCTTACAAAATTGCCGACGAATTAGCTGCAAATGGAAACTGTGTTGCCATGTGGCCTGACTGGTGGGGCTTTAAAATGGAAGCCTATGACATGGTTGATGAAAACGTAGCTATTGTTGATTCTGTGAAAAACTCATGTGCTATTGTTCATTCTGATTCCGAGACCACAATACAACGATTGAACCAAGAGGCTGGTAAGGTGTTATATCGTGCTATTGATAACGGTTTTAATCTAAAAGAAGAAGATGCGATTAAATGGATTACAGCTAATGCAGCAAAATCATTAGGCATTAGCGATAAAACAGGTAGCTTGGAAGTTGGCAAAAATGCAGATGTAGTTTTATGGAATGTTAATCCCTTTAGTGTTTATGCGCGTGCTGAACAAGTTTTTGTTGATGGCGCAAAAGTATACGATCGTTTTGATGAAAAATATCAAGCGAAAAGTGATTTTCTTTTAGGGCAAGAGTAGGGAATAACTAATGAATAATATTCAAACAAAAAAACGAACATTTACTTTAAGCTCTTTAGTAACAGCATCTCTTACCGTATTAGCGTTAACGAGTACTGCAGTAAACGCTAAAATAACGGCTATTACTAATGCCACAGTTCATACGGTTGCTAGCCAAGGAGTTTTAGAGCAAGCCACTGTTATTATTGATGAAGGAATTATTACTCAAGTTTATGCGAATGAGAATACGCCTGAAGACATTGAAGCCGATGAAGTCATTGACGCCAAGGGAAGAATATTAACCCCAGGCTTTATTGGAACCATGAACTCTTTAGGC
The sequence above is a segment of the Colwellia sp. 20A7 genome. Coding sequences within it:
- the msrP gene encoding protein-methionine-sulfoxide reductase catalytic subunit MsrP; translation: MLINIPTKNTLKDCNVTDESVYLERRSLLKKMGFLGASAVMSSAITSKAQAGFFSDDEKESVSFQTKALNFSKDSTNEHLLRTPENKVISHNNFYEFGAQKDQPLALSQGFDVDPWQLKISGECDNPITLDYNNLTNMFNLEERIYRLRCVEAWSMVIPWIGFSLADLLKKVAPNSRAKYVAFETLYDPKQMPGQADRRLGGGLIFPYVEALRIDEAMNPLTLMSVGLYGKTLPPQNGAPIRLVVPWKYGFKSIKSIVGIKLLEHKPLTTWNKLVPKEYGFYANVNPNHDHPRWSQASERSITTGGLFSRNRVATLPFNGYGEEVADLYKGMDLSKNF
- the msrQ gene encoding protein-methionine-sulfoxide reductase heme-binding subunit MsrQ, which encodes MKNNTKVFLLKVLIHLGALIPLVNLYFLAFNDELGADPVESVIHFTGIGAFNLLLLTLSVTPIAQITKQGYLFNVRRLLGLYAYTYALFHLVNFLSFEIQFDGALFISEVWKRPYITIGMVAFFLLTALSITSINKLKRKMGKSWQSLHNVSYIIILLVSIHFYWSVKSELTSPLFYFAIAIMLLLFRYKKIKRLLLSKFN
- a CDS encoding amidohydrolase, whose product is MKKIPFKLSLALTAVSLTLTACSPNEKQDDKVTINKNPFPSTYKVLPQQNTLFTNATVLNGIGERMDNADVLIIDGKIKQVGVDLTATNVEVIDAQGKWITPGIIDVHSHLGVYPSPSVESHSDGNEMTSPNTSEVWAEHSVWPQDPGFEAAREGGITTLQILPGSANLFGGRGVTLRNVPGHTMQAMKFADAPYGLKMACGENPKRVYGSRKQMPSTRMGNVAGYRAAWAEATEYKGAWAKYNSDYDAGKNPEAPKRNLELDTLMGVLDGEIIVHNHCYKAEEMAVMMDIGKEFNYDSGTFHHAVEAYKIADELAANGNCVAMWPDWWGFKMEAYDMVDENVAIVDSVKNSCAIVHSDSETTIQRLNQEAGKVLYRAIDNGFNLKEEDAIKWITANAAKSLGISDKTGSLEVGKNADVVLWNVNPFSVYARAEQVFVDGAKVYDRFDEKYQAKSDFLLGQE